One Diadema setosum chromosome 8, eeDiaSeto1, whole genome shotgun sequence genomic window carries:
- the LOC140231597 gene encoding nudC domain-containing protein 3-like, which produces MADTTSGHFDANLGDIMQNVRQIDSFLDVVFEFLYRRTDFYHVMKREDDTIGLPPGIARKYVMQAYMKYERMSQEIEKKVTSTGERKSAAAENVDEPPPALETVEVTTTDTSELPGGPRPVGSTCAETGASPDGSQPVMTNPDTGEVIQGCGGATGGQRSTAATKDKTSTSKGLQLNKADTYNGALRENYAWSQTLKDVDIKVFVPSNVTKAKQVTVDIKNDQIKISMKGSSSDGQGEKVLVEGQLVEKVKGEESIWSLEPGKCIQLNLEKRKQTWWKAVFVGEPEIDQKSIDNVQYVHEMDDESQLDYQRVMYDMERKRQGLPTSKEQETHNMLRKAWDAEGSPFKGTEFDPSKVNISAS; this is translated from the exons GACTGACTTCTACCACGTAATGAAGCGGGAAGATGATACCATTGGATTGCCTCCAGGTATAGCTCGCAAATATGTGATGCAG GCGTATATGAAGTATGAGCGCATGTCACAGGAAATAGAGAAGAAAGTGACGTCCACGGGGGAGAGAAAAAGTGCTGCTGCTGAGAATGTGGATG AGCCACCTCCTGCATTGGAAACAGTGGAAGTGACCACCACGGACACCTCGGAGCTTCCAGGTGGTCCCAGGCCAGTGGGCAGTACCTGTGCTGAGACAGGGGCCAGTCCCGATGGCTCGCAGCCGGTGATGACCAACCCAGATACCGGTGAGGTCATTCAGGGGTGCGGTGGAGCAACAGGAGGTCAGAGgtcaacagcagcaacaaagGATAAGACTTCAACTTCAAAAGG GCTGCAGCTGAACAAAGCCGACACGTACAACGGTGCACTGAGAGAAAACTATGCATGGTCACAGACGCTGAAGGATGTGGACATCAAGGTATTTGTGCCGTCAAACGTTACCAAAGCCAAACAGGTCACTGTCGACATCAAGAACGATCAGATAAAG ATATCCATGAAGGGTTCCTCGAGTGACGGTCAAGGAGAAAAGGTTCTTGTCGAGGGTCAACTCGTagagaaggtcaaaggtgaagagTCAATATGGAGCCTGGAGCCCGGCAAATGCATACAG CTGAATTTGGAGAAGCGGAAGCAGACGTGGTGGAAGGCTGTGTTTGTGGGAGAGCCAGAGATTGACCAGAAGAGCATCGACAACGTCCAGTATGTCCATGAGATGGACGATGAGTCTCAGCTGGACTACCAGAGAGTCATGTACGACATGGAGCGCAAGAGACAAGGCTTGCCAACGAGCAAGGAACAG GAAACCCACAACATGCTGAGAAAGGCGTGGGATGCCGAAGGGTCACCGTTCAAAGGGACCGAGTTTGACCCTTCAAAGGTCAACATCTCTGCATCCTGA